The genomic stretch CGCTTCTTCGTCTGTAAGCCATAGCCCCAGCCTCAGTGCTGCCGTAAATTTCTGTAACATCAACTCCAAATACATATTTAGCAAGATCATTAACTTTTTTATCTAATAATCCTGTAGATGAAAATAAATGCCACTCTGCTCTTATTTTCAATGAAGATCTGTCTATTCTCTTTAAAAATGCCGGAGTTGTAACTATAGTAATTTTTTCATATTCATAAAAATTATTAACTGTTTCTAAATAATTTATCCTATTATCCAAAAATCTAAGTTCAAGCATATAAGGAACTAGCACCGCAAAAACAAAACCATAACTATGATAATGAGGTACTGTATATATAAATATAGAATCTTTCATATCATCAGTAAATTGATTAACTATTTTTGAAGCCTCTGCCTCAAATTGCTTAAGAGTTTTTTCTATAAGTTTAGGGTATCCAGTAGATCCTGAGGTATAAAAATTGATGTTTATATTTTCATCTATAATAGTTTCTTTAAGTATATCAAACCATTTATCATTACATGCACTTTCAAATACTTCATCTAAATTTAGAGCTGATTTATAATTATCAGATATATAAACCATAGAACTGCCTATTATACTTTCTACATATTTAGGACTATTATTATTTAATACATTTACTCTTTTTTTTAGAATAAATCCAGATACAGTTATTACAATAAATCTGTATGCATCTTCAATAAATATTGTGATAGTATCTTCTTTGTATTTAGAGATATACTCCAAAGCTCTTACTATATCGCAAATAAAGTCCTTATATTTTATAGAACCTGTATTTTCCTTATGCAAAAGAAAAATATCTTCTGAATCTTTTAGTGAATAAAAATTTGTATTGCTTAATTTTCTCATAATATTTTTTTTAATTTTATTTATTATCTGAATTTTCTCTTATATATTGTGCCAATGTTGCAACAGAATAGAAATGTTTTTTATTGTTTTCTTCTATATCAGAAAAACTTATATTAAATTTCTTTCTTATAGCAACGCCTATTTCCAAAGCATCTATAGAATCAAGTCCCAATTCATCACCGAATAAAGGAGCATCTGTATCTATATCATATATTGTCATATCTTCCAAATTAGCCGCCTCTATTACTATCTGTTTTATTTGTTCTTCAATAGTCATGTTATAATTCTCCTTAATAATAATTTTACATAAATCTATAGAATAATTAAGTTATTTTTTTGTTAATTCGATTTTTCCCAATTTTAAACTGGCATTGTTATCTGCTGATATAAATTTAATAAAATCAATAATAGAGTTTTCATCTTTTTTTATATCACTTTCAATGATATTCATATTTATATCAGCATCTTCCTTTGAGATAATGCATGAAAAGGCAAAAGAATAATTAACACATCTTGATATAGCTTCATAGCTTTCAGGCAGTTTTTCATCCGCTATTATTATAAGTGCTTTACTATGTTCAGAATTATTTAAAAAAGAAACAGCCTGTATAAGTGCCGTATCTACAAAATTATCATAGCATGTAACAGCAACTGCTCTCTCATGATTTTTATAAAATATTGTAAGCTGTGCTGCTGCTGTATTAAAAACAGAAAAACTAAAAAGTGCAGGTGATACTTCATGTTCTGTTACTATTTTTTTAGATATATTATACTGCTGTTTTATCTCGCCATATTTAGATACAAAAAATATAGGCATTTGTTCATTTTCTTTAAGTATATTTTTTACGGATTCAAATGATAATTTAGTTATCTGACTAAGTCTTCTTTTCTGTGCTCTTGGTATAAAATCTAAATCCGGACTGGCTTCGCCATAAGTAATTTTTATATCGCTGTTTATATTATCCAATATAAATTTTTTATCTATATTAGGGGCAAAAAAATCCCAATCCAAAACCTTAAAACATAAATCCGACATAAATTTCCTAAATAAAAATTATAATATTACTTTTACAAATTATACTAAATTATGCTATAAAGTCAACTATTAAATAATTGTTTCATAATAAATTAAACAATTTGAAACATTATTCAATAACTTAGAGCATATTAACAAATATACTTACAAAGTGCATATCTTATAAATAAAATATACAGCATTATAATAACTTATGATAAAACAGATACATAAATATTAAGCTTAATTACTCAATACTTTTTTATTATAGATAATTATAATACATAAGTATTTGATATATTTTGTTAATAATTTAAACTAAATATCATAATTTTTTAATAAATAAATATTGACATTGGAGTGCACTCTAATGATAAAATATACAAAAATGAAGGAGGTAATTAATACATGACAATAGCAGAAGTTAGTAAAAAAACAGAATTATCCGCTGACACTTTAAGGTATTATGAAAGAATAGGAATAATACCAGAAATAGAAAGAAGCGAAAGCGGAATAAGAAATTATACTGATTATGATTTGGGCTGGATAGAGTTTTCAAAATGTATGCGAAACTCTGGAATGTCTATAGAATCGATAATAGAATATATAAAGCTATACAATAAAGGTGATGCAACACTAGAAGCTAGAAAACAGCTTTTAGTAAGTCAGAGAGATGCTATGCAGGAAAAATTAAATGAACTTCAGGCTACTTTAGATAAACTAAATAAAAAAATAGAAAATTACGGACATCAAATGTCAGTACATGAAAAAGATATGCTCAAAAGTAAAAATAATTAAGGACAAATATTTATGAAAATAAAAAAATATTTTTTAAGTTTATTAATTTTTTATATTATGGCATCTATTGCCTGCAATTCAGTTTACGGAGATAATACAACTATGGAAAATTTAAATGTTTTAAATACTTCAGTTAATGTAAAAATAAAAGACAAAGAATATAAATTAAAACTATATGATAATCAAACAGCAAAAGATTTTTTAGCTCTTCTTCCTTTAACTGTTAATATGAATGATTTAAACAGCAATGAAAAATATTATAATTTAAGCAAAATCCTTACAACTAAAACTGAAAATATAGGAAGCATAAAAACAGGTGATTTTTTACTATATGGTAATAACTGCATAGTATTATTTTATGAAAGTTTTAGAACTTCATACAGTTATACGAGACTTGGATATATAGAAAATACAGAAAGTTTAAAAGAAACACTTGGAAGGGGAAGCGTTGAAATAACTTTTAGTGCCGCTAGTGAAAATTAAAAAAAATTATAAAAACAACTATTGACATTGGAGTAAACTCTAATGCTATAATTTGAAAATAATTAATAAGGCTGAATGTAAATTTTATTATAATATAGTTTATTGATAGCAGCAAATATAAAAATTTCGGGAGTCTTTTAAGAGCCTTTAAGCTCGAAATTTTTATTAGCAATAATAGGAGCATATATGAAAACTGTAAAATTAAATAACGGACTTGAAATGCCTATATTAGGATTCGGAGTTTTTCAAATACCAGATTATGAAGAATGTAAAAAATCAGTATTAAATGCCATTGAAGCAGGATACAGATTGATAGATACTGCCGCAGCATATTTTAATGAAAAAGCTGTGGGTGATGCTATAAAAGAAAGCGGTATTAATAGAAAAGAATTATTTATAACAACTAAATTATGGATAACAGATGCTGGATATGATAATGCTAAAAAGGCTTTTGAATTATCTATGGAAAAACTAGGTTTAGATTATTTGGATTTATATCTTATACATCAGCCTTTTGGTGATTATTATGGTTCTTGGAGAGCTATGGAAAATTTATATAGTGAAGGAAAAATTAAGTCTATAGGAGTGTGTAACTTTTATCCGGATAGATTATTAGATTTAGTTATGCATAACAAAATAGCTCCTATGATTAATCAAATAGAAACTCACCCATTTTTTCAAAGAGAAGAAGATAATAAACTTATGAAAGAATACGGCATTCAAATAGAATCTTGGGGACCTTTTGCTGAAGGAAGAAACAATATGTTTACTAATGAAACTATTACAAAAATAGCAAAAAAACATAATAAAACCACTGCTCAAGTTATATTAAATTGGCTCATAAAAAGAAATGTTGTTGTCATACCAAAAAGCGTTCATAAAGAAAGAATTATAGAAAACTTTAATGTGTTTGATTTTGAATTAGATGATAGTGATATGAATGAAATATCAAAGCTAGATACAAAAAAGAGTTTATTTTTATCACATACTGATATTGAAACTGTAAAATATTTATGCAATTATAAAATTTAATAGTTTGTAATTTAATTATCAATTTCTTCTATAGAAATAAATAAGTATTATAATGCACTATAGGTGTATAGTTTATAAATTAATTAATAAAAAGGATAAGTGATGAAAAAAATATTTTTTAGCTTGTTATTTACTTTCATTTTAATTATCACAATATTTTCATTAAATAAAAAAGCAGAGGCAAATACTAATATGGAAAACAATAAAGTAGTTTTTAACTTCAATACAAAAACAGCAAAATTAAACAGCGGATACGAAATACCATTAAACGGCATAGGTACATATAGTCTATTAAATGATGAATGCTACAATTCTGTACTTTTTGCTTTACAAAATGGTGTAAGATTAATTGATACAGCATATATATACAGAAATGAAGAAGAGGTTGGAAAAGCTGTAAAAGATTCAAAGATTGATAGAAAAGATATTTTTATTATTACAAAATTGTATCCTAATCAATACAGCGATGCAGAAAATGCTATAAATGAAGCATTAAAAAAATTAGATGTTGAATATATTGATATGATGCTTCTTCATCACCCAAGCGGAAACGATGTTGAAGCATACAAGGCTATGGAGAAAGCGGTAAAAGAAGGAAAGATTCGCTCTATTGGACTTTCTAATTGGTACATAAAAGAATTAAAAGAGTTTCTTCCTAAAATAAATATAATGCCTGCTTTAGTTCAAAATGAAATACACCCATATTATCAGGATACTGATGTTATAGAGTATATTCAAAGTTTGGGTATAGCTGTTCAAGGCTGGTATCCTTTGGGCGGAAGAGGACATCAAAGAGAACTTTTAAATGACAAAGTATTAAAAGATATTGCTCAAAAATATAAAAAGTCTGTCGCACAAATTATATTAAGATGGAATTTGCAAAGAGAAGTAATTGTAATACCGGGCTCTAGCAATAGAGAGCATATAATAGAAAATACAGAGATATACGATTTTGAATTAAGTGATGATGACATGAAAAAAATAGCAGAATTAAACCGTGATGAAAAACATGATTGGTATTAAAAATTAATTGAGACATGGTTTATATATAGAGTTTTTAAAGTACATATTTTTTAAGTGAATAAAAAATTATATAGTAAATTTGGTTAATATCTCATTTTAAATGAGTTTATTGATAGCAGCAAATATAAAAATTTAGGGCGTCTTTTAAGAGCCTTTAAGCCCGAAATTTTTATTAACAACAACCATAAAAATTGTGAGCATCTCTTAAATTTATTTGGCAGATAATTTTCCAAAGGCACGCAAAGCGAGTGAACAATTTTTATTAGCAATAACCATAAAAATTGTGAGCACCTGCTAAATTTATTTAGCAGATGATTGAAGCGAACAATTTTTATTAGTAATAACCATAAAAATTGTGAGCACCTGCTAAATTTATTTAGCAGGTGATTGAAGCGAACAATTTTTATTAGTAATAATAGGAGCAATTATGCAAAAAAGAAAATTAGGTAATTTGGAAGTATCAGAAATAGGTTTAGGCTGTATGGGATATGGTGTCGTGTATGATGAGCATTATGACAAAAGAGAATTAATATCCGTTATACATGAGGCTATAGAATTGGGTATTAATTTTTTTGATACGGCAGAGGCTTACGGTCCATACAAAAATGAAGAGGTTGTAGGAGAGGCATTAGAAAAATACAGAGATAAAGTTGTAATAGCTACAAAATGCGGAATAAAAACTGTAAATGGCAAACCTGTACTTAATGCTAAAAGAGAAACTATAATAAAATCATTGGAAGGTTCATTAAAAAGACTTAAAACGGACTGTATTGATTTGTACTATATTCATAGAGTTGATCCTAATACTCCAATAGAGGAAGCAGCCGATACAATGAAAGATTTAATAAAAGAAGGTAAAATAAAACATTGGGGAATTTCTGAAGCAGGTGTTAATACTATAAAAAAAGCTGATGAAGTATGCAAATTGACAGCTATACAAAGCGAATATTCTATAATGTGGAGAGAGCCTGAAAAGGAACTTATACCGTTGTTAGAAAAATTAAATATTGGTTTTGTACCTTTCTCACCTTTAGGTAAAGGTTTTTTGACAGGAAGATTTAATAATGCTTCAGACTTTTCAAATAATGATTTTAGAAGCTCTATTCCTAGATTTCAAAAAGAAAATATAAAAGATAATTATACTTTAGTTGAAGTTTTGGAAGATATAGCAAGAAGAAAAAATGTAACAAAATCTCAAATAGCATTAGCTTGGGTAGTGCATCAAAAACCATTTATAGTACCAATATTCGGAACAAGAAAAATAGAGAGATTAAGAGAGAATATAGCTTCTGTCAATGTAGAGTTTAGCAAAGAGGAATTAGAAGATATTAATAAAGCTATTTCAAGCATAAAAATATACGGAGAGAGATATCCAAAGGAGCATTTAGAGATAGTAGGAAAATAAAGAATTAATTTAAGAATAAGTTTATTGATAGCAATAAATATAAAAATTTCGGGCGTCTGTTAAATTTATTTAGCAGATACTATGCCAAAGACACGCAAAGCGGCAAACAATTTTTATTAGCAATAACCATGAAAATTGTGAACATCTGCTAAATTTATTTAGCAGATACTATCCCAAAGACACGCAAAGCAGCGAACAATTTTTATTAGCAATAACCATAAAAATTGTGAGCATCTGATAAATTTATTTATCAGATACTTTGCCAAAGGCACGCAAAGCGGGCGAACAATTTTTATTAGCAACAATAGGAGCAATTATGAAAATATTAATAGCATATTATTCACATTCAGCAAATACTAAAAAACTTGCTGAAATTATAGCAAAAGTTCTAAAATCAGAATTTCAAAATGTAAAAATAGATTTTTTCTATACTGAACCAGAAAAACCATACTCATCAAACTATAATAAAGTATTAGAAGAATCTAAAAGAGATATAAAAAATAATCATAAACCAAAATTAAAAAACAATATTGCAAGTATAGATGATTATGATGTTATATTTATAGGAAGCCCTAATTGGTGGAATACAATGGCAAGTCCTGTAGGCTCTTTTATAAGCAGTTTTGACTTTTCTAATAAAATTATTATGCCTTTCTGTACACATGGAGGAGGCGGAGCTGGTATAATAAGAACAGATATAGAAAAATTAACTAAATCAAAACAGGTTGGAAAAATATTAAGCGTATATGGAAATACAAGCAGTATAAATAATTCAGAAAGCGAAATAGAAAAATGGATTAAAAATATAAAAATAAATGTAAAATAAAAAATTTAATAATTAAAAAATAAGGAGAAATAAAATGTCAGATTATGAATACCAAAAAGCACCAGAAAAAACAGTATTTATAAAAAAAGGAGAAGGAAGAAAATTTAAAGGTTCAAAGGAATGTTTCACAGGCGATGTTGAAGTAGAATTATTAACAGATGCTAATGAAGATTCTCACTTTTCTGTAGCCTATGTAACATTTGAAGCAGGTGCAAGAAGTGCATGGCATACTCACCCATGCGGTCAGCATTTGATAGTAGTTGAAGGCATAGGACTTACTCAGGAAGAAGGAGGAGAGATTTTAGAGTTTCATGAGGGAGAAGCACTTTACTGCCCTAAAGATAAAAAACATTGGCATGGAGCCTCTCCAGACTGCAGAATGAAGCATATTGCAATAACAGGCGATAAAGACGGTAATAATGTTACTTGGTTAGAACATGTTACTGATGAAGAATATAATGCTTATAAAAATAATAAAAAATAATATTTGATTTTTATTCTATAACTTTTTCTACATACTTTTTCATCTTAAATAAATATTAGTAAAATATATTATAAATTTCATTTTTAATTAAAAGGAGGAAATTATGAAAAATAAAAAAATAGTATCAATATCTGTTCTGATTATAGCTGTAATAGTTTTTTATGCATTAAACAAATCAGAGAATAATATAATTCAAAATCAGCAGGTTTTTGCTCAGGAAGTAAACACACAGGCAAATAATTCAGGGGATGAAAAAATGATAAATGATAATTTGATATTATTAGAAGGCGGAAGTTTCATGATGGGAAGCCCAGATACTGAAAGACAGCGTGATAAAGATGAAGTTTTACATGAAGTTGTGATAAACCCTTTTTATATAGATCCGTATGAAGTTACTCAAAAGGATTATCAAAATATTATGGGTAAAAATCCAAGCCATTTTAAAGGTGAAAATCTTCCCGTAGAAAATGTTACTTGGTATGATGCTATAGAGTACTGTAATGCTTTAAGCAAAGCCAAAGGACTTACTCCAGCATATACCATAGAAGGAAATACAGTAAAATGGAATAGAAATGCTAATGGATACAGACTTTTAACTGAAGCAGAATGGGAATATGCCGCAAGAGCTGCTACAAGAACAGTATTTAATTCTCTTAATCATATTACAAGCGATAATGCCAACTTTGAAGGAAGCTATCCGTATCTTATAGAAGAAAATTATGTTAACCCTCATAACCCTGATGTAAAAACAAGCCGTTATAGAGGAAGAACATTAGAAGTAAATAGTTTAAGTCCTAATCAATTCGGGCTTTATAATATGCATGGCAATGTATCAGAATGGTGCTTTGATTATTACGGAGAATATGATACAGAAAATAATAACAATCCTTATGGTAATCAAAACGGTTCTTTAAGAGTAAGCAGAGGCGGAAGCTATATTGACTTTGCCAAACATTTAAGAGCTGCATATCGTTCTGCATGCAATCCTTTAAGCACAGACAGAAATACAGGATTTAGAATAGCAAGAAATGCAAAACCTATTAATGACATTATAGAAACAGCTTATTCTCTAAATATAAAAATACCTCAAAACCCTAAAATATTAATAGCTTATTTTTCTTATTCTGGAAATACCAGAAACGCTGCTGAGATTATAAAAGAAAAAACTGGGGCTGATATAATAGAAATAAAAATGAAGACCCCATACAGAGGAAGAGGAAACATATATGAAACATCTCAGATAGATTTAAATAATAATGTATATCCAGAATTAACAGATCATGTTCAAAATATG from Brachyspira murdochii DSM 12563 encodes the following:
- a CDS encoding AMP-binding protein — translated: MRKLSNTNFYSLKDSEDIFLLHKENTGSIKYKDFICDIVRALEYISKYKEDTITIFIEDAYRFIVITVSGFILKKRVNVLNNNSPKYVESIIGSSMVYISDNYKSALNLDEVFESACNDKWFDILKETIIDENININFYTSGSTGYPKLIEKTLKQFEAEASKIVNQFTDDMKDSIFIYTVPHYHSYGFVFAVLVPYMLELRFLDNRINYLETVNNFYEYEKITIVTTPAFLKRIDRSSLKIRAEWHLFSSTGLLDKKVNDLAKYVFGVDVTEIYGSTEAGAMAYRRRSENDLWTRLSVVSLKTDEHGSIECCSGYTGENVWIYVGDVVNMKNENEFELIGREDSIVKIEGKRISVQQIDRQILMDKHFKDSYTIYCKSDKREYIASFIVLSNRDRNAEHMKKYVIEYLKGYFETVVLPKKIYFVDSIPRTEIGKIDRKALDSIMQGN
- a CDS encoding phosphopantetheine-binding protein, with translation MTIEEQIKQIVIEAANLEDMTIYDIDTDAPLFGDELGLDSIDALEIGVAIRKKFNISFSDIEENNKKHFYSVATLAQYIRENSDNK
- a CDS encoding beta-ketoacyl synthase chain length factor, translating into MSDLCFKVLDWDFFAPNIDKKFILDNINSDIKITYGEASPDLDFIPRAQKRRLSQITKLSFESVKNILKENEQMPIFFVSKYGEIKQQYNISKKIVTEHEVSPALFSFSVFNTAAAQLTIFYKNHERAVAVTCYDNFVDTALIQAVSFLNNSEHSKALIIIADEKLPESYEAISRCVNYSFAFSCIISKEDADINMNIIESDIKKDENSIIDFIKFISADNNASLKLGKIELTKK
- a CDS encoding MerR family transcriptional regulator, producing the protein MTIAEVSKKTELSADTLRYYERIGIIPEIERSESGIRNYTDYDLGWIEFSKCMRNSGMSIESIIEYIKLYNKGDATLEARKQLLVSQRDAMQEKLNELQATLDKLNKKIENYGHQMSVHEKDMLKSKNN
- a CDS encoding cyclophilin-like fold protein, whose translation is MKIKKYFLSLLIFYIMASIACNSVYGDNTTMENLNVLNTSVNVKIKDKEYKLKLYDNQTAKDFLALLPLTVNMNDLNSNEKYYNLSKILTTKTENIGSIKTGDFLLYGNNCIVLFYESFRTSYSYTRLGYIENTESLKETLGRGSVEITFSAASEN
- a CDS encoding aldo/keto reductase yields the protein MKTVKLNNGLEMPILGFGVFQIPDYEECKKSVLNAIEAGYRLIDTAAAYFNEKAVGDAIKESGINRKELFITTKLWITDAGYDNAKKAFELSMEKLGLDYLDLYLIHQPFGDYYGSWRAMENLYSEGKIKSIGVCNFYPDRLLDLVMHNKIAPMINQIETHPFFQREEDNKLMKEYGIQIESWGPFAEGRNNMFTNETITKIAKKHNKTTAQVILNWLIKRNVVVIPKSVHKERIIENFNVFDFELDDSDMNEISKLDTKKSLFLSHTDIETVKYLCNYKI
- a CDS encoding aldo/keto reductase, which translates into the protein MKKIFFSLLFTFILIITIFSLNKKAEANTNMENNKVVFNFNTKTAKLNSGYEIPLNGIGTYSLLNDECYNSVLFALQNGVRLIDTAYIYRNEEEVGKAVKDSKIDRKDIFIITKLYPNQYSDAENAINEALKKLDVEYIDMMLLHHPSGNDVEAYKAMEKAVKEGKIRSIGLSNWYIKELKEFLPKINIMPALVQNEIHPYYQDTDVIEYIQSLGIAVQGWYPLGGRGHQRELLNDKVLKDIAQKYKKSVAQIILRWNLQREVIVIPGSSNREHIIENTEIYDFELSDDDMKKIAELNRDEKHDWY
- a CDS encoding aldo/keto reductase, with the translated sequence MQKRKLGNLEVSEIGLGCMGYGVVYDEHYDKRELISVIHEAIELGINFFDTAEAYGPYKNEEVVGEALEKYRDKVVIATKCGIKTVNGKPVLNAKRETIIKSLEGSLKRLKTDCIDLYYIHRVDPNTPIEEAADTMKDLIKEGKIKHWGISEAGVNTIKKADEVCKLTAIQSEYSIMWREPEKELIPLLEKLNIGFVPFSPLGKGFLTGRFNNASDFSNNDFRSSIPRFQKENIKDNYTLVEVLEDIARRKNVTKSQIALAWVVHQKPFIVPIFGTRKIERLRENIASVNVEFSKEELEDINKAISSIKIYGERYPKEHLEIVGK
- a CDS encoding flavodoxin, with the protein product MKILIAYYSHSANTKKLAEIIAKVLKSEFQNVKIDFFYTEPEKPYSSNYNKVLEESKRDIKNNHKPKLKNNIASIDDYDVIFIGSPNWWNTMASPVGSFISSFDFSNKIIMPFCTHGGGGAGIIRTDIEKLTKSKQVGKILSVYGNTSSINNSESEIEKWIKNIKINVK
- a CDS encoding (R)-mandelonitrile lyase, coding for MSDYEYQKAPEKTVFIKKGEGRKFKGSKECFTGDVEVELLTDANEDSHFSVAYVTFEAGARSAWHTHPCGQHLIVVEGIGLTQEEGGEILEFHEGEALYCPKDKKHWHGASPDCRMKHIAITGDKDGNNVTWLEHVTDEEYNAYKNNKK
- a CDS encoding flavodoxin, producing MKNKKIVSISVLIIAVIVFYALNKSENNIIQNQQVFAQEVNTQANNSGDEKMINDNLILLEGGSFMMGSPDTERQRDKDEVLHEVVINPFYIDPYEVTQKDYQNIMGKNPSHFKGENLPVENVTWYDAIEYCNALSKAKGLTPAYTIEGNTVKWNRNANGYRLLTEAEWEYAARAATRTVFNSLNHITSDNANFEGSYPYLIEENYVNPHNPDVKTSRYRGRTLEVNSLSPNQFGLYNMHGNVSEWCFDYYGEYDTENNNNPYGNQNGSLRVSRGGSYIDFAKHLRAAYRSACNPLSTDRNTGFRIARNAKPINDIIETAYSLNIKIPQNPKILIAYFSYSGNTRNAAEIIKEKTGADIIEIKMKTPYRGRGNIYETSQIDLNNNVYPELTDHVQNMEEYDIILLGYPTWWATMPMPVFSFIKEYDFSGKSVITFSSHGGTMFGESVSDLAKLIPDAYVGLALEFNYSGGRELENRISEWLKLNSINEI